One part of the Podarcis muralis chromosome 3, rPodMur119.hap1.1, whole genome shotgun sequence genome encodes these proteins:
- the POPDC3 gene encoding popeye domain-containing protein 3 codes for MTINTDQLDVPAMEDNSSFWDSLIYAHPICVNWKSEAEGSIYHLASILFVVGYMGGSGIFGLLYVFFLLGLGFLCSSVWSWLDVCAADIFSWNFILFVICFVQFIYVAYQVRSVAFDKEFQELYLAMFRPLGISMTIFRKIILCCDEEVVTLEKEHCYAMQGKTPIDKLSLLLSGRIRVTVDGEFLHYIFPLQFLDSPEWDSLRPTEEGIFQVTLTAETDCRYVAWRRKKMYLLFAKHRFISRIFSILIGNDIADKLYALNDRVNLGKGFRCDIRLPNVYHVSIPEAPKMQPVNQIQHSSRQH; via the exons ATGACAATCAATACCGATCAATTGGATGTTCCAGCCATGGAAGACAACTCAAGTTTTTGGGACAGTTTGATATATGCACACCCAATCTGTGTCAACTGGAAGTCGGAAGCAGAAGGATCAATCTATCATTTGGCCAGCATCTTGTTTGTTGTTGGCTACATGGGTGGAAGTGGCATTTTCGGCCTGCTCTATGTCTTCTTTTTGCTTGGACTAGGTTTTCTCTGCTCGTCCGTCTGGTCATGGCTGGATGTCTGTGCAGCTGACATTTTCTCTTGGAATTTTATACTGTTTGTGATATGCTTTGTACAGTTCATTTATGTGGCCTACCAAGTCCGGAGTGTTGCCTTTGACAAAGAATTCCAGGAGCTTTACCTTGCTATGTTCCGGCCCCTGGGGATTTCAATGACAATTTTTAGAAAGATCATCCTGTGCTGTGATGAAGAAGTAGTTACACTGGAGAAGGAGCACTGTTATGCCATGCAAGGCAAAACACCAATTGATAAGCTCTCCTTGCTTCTGTCAGGAAG GATCAGAGTGACAGTGGATGGggaatttctgcattatattttccCCCTCCAGTTTCTGGATTCGCCTGAATGGGATTCACTAAGACCCACAGAAGAAGGCATTTTTCAG GTAACCCTCACAGCAGAAACAGACTGTCGCTATGTGgcctggaggaggaaaaaaatgtatttactcTTTGCTAAACACCGATTCATCTCACGGATATTTTCGATTCTGATTGGGAATGACATTGCCGATAAGCTCTATGCTCTGAATGACAGAGTGAACCTGGGGAAAGGATTCCGATGTGACATCCGCTTACCAAACGTCTATCATGTGTCCATTCCAGAGGCACCCAAAATGCAACCTGTAAACCAGATTCAGCACAGCTCAAGACAACATTAA